One Fuerstiella marisgermanici DNA window includes the following coding sequences:
- the hypE gene encoding hydrogenase expression/formation protein HypE, translating into MSDSEGQPTQSVRCALPSSPSAECVSLAHGEGARATRQLIARHILPNFHSRQLESLPDAAQLSIQTDRIAITTDSFVVSPLFFPGGDIGSMAVYGTVNDLAVSGAAPKWLSVALIIEEGFTFQQLDQILANMSAAAKRCDVEIVTGDTKVVPRGAMDGLFINTTGIGELRSDAPSGPSSLHPGDAIIVSGPIGSHGMAVLTAREKLALSPPPQSDSGPLHEAVAALLNSVGSGVRAIRDATRGGVSAVLHEWADAAQLTMQLSESLISVTAEVRGACELLGMDPLYIANEGTMVVAVDPTNEAEALAALKSCPQTQGAVRIGTVQPKTISPVTITRLLGVEQPVDEPTGAMLPRIC; encoded by the coding sequence ATGAGCGATAGCGAAGGCCAACCAACACAGTCTGTGCGATGCGCGCTGCCGTCGTCTCCTTCGGCCGAATGCGTGTCATTGGCACATGGTGAAGGTGCCCGCGCCACTCGACAGCTTATCGCCCGCCACATCCTGCCGAACTTTCACAGTCGGCAACTCGAGTCACTGCCCGATGCGGCACAACTGAGTATCCAGACCGACCGAATCGCGATCACGACAGACAGCTTTGTTGTTTCGCCGCTGTTCTTTCCTGGCGGCGACATCGGTTCGATGGCGGTCTATGGCACCGTCAACGACCTCGCAGTTTCGGGGGCTGCTCCAAAGTGGCTGAGCGTTGCATTGATCATTGAAGAAGGCTTCACTTTTCAGCAACTCGACCAAATCCTCGCCAATATGTCTGCCGCGGCGAAGCGTTGCGATGTCGAGATCGTGACCGGCGATACCAAAGTCGTCCCCCGCGGTGCGATGGACGGGTTGTTTATCAACACCACGGGAATAGGAGAGCTTCGCTCCGACGCGCCCAGTGGCCCGAGCAGTCTTCATCCGGGTGACGCTATCATCGTTTCCGGTCCCATCGGCAGTCACGGTATGGCGGTGCTGACCGCTCGCGAAAAACTGGCTCTGTCCCCGCCACCACAAAGCGATTCCGGCCCGCTACATGAAGCGGTCGCGGCGTTGCTGAATTCCGTCGGCAGCGGGGTGCGAGCGATTCGCGATGCAACGCGAGGCGGCGTGTCGGCCGTCTTGCATGAATGGGCAGACGCTGCCCAGCTAACCATGCAGCTTTCCGAATCACTCATCTCCGTCACGGCCGAAGTGCGCGGAGCGTGCGAATTGTTGGGCATGGACCCGCTTTACATCGCCAACGAAGGCACCATGGTCGTTGCTGTGGATCCAACAAACGAAGCGGAAGCCTTGGCCGCCCTAAAGTCGTGCCCGCAGACGCAGGGTGCCGTTCGCATTGGAACAGTCCAACCCAAAACGATCTCGCCGGTAACAATCACAAGACTGCTGGGCGTCGAACAACCCGTCGACGAACCCACAGGAGCCATGTTGCCGCGAATTTGCTAG
- a CDS encoding alpha/beta hydrolase-fold protein encodes MIRRFYRTAFSLAACFLLIVAAAPDRVVGQDDGDRVRQPGVPEGKVTSGTFTDSKVFHGTERDYSVYVPAQYQADQPANLMVFMDGASYARPKGAFRVPIVLDNLIHQKAVPVTIAVFVNPGTIPATMEGAKNRSNRSFEYDSLGDRYANFLVDEFLPVALKGLEVSDDPARRAVCGISSGGICAFTVAWEKPEQFGKVLSHIGSYTNIRGGWAYPGLVRKTQDQPKPIKVYLQEGKDDLDNLHGNWPLGNKDLAAALQFAGYTYKLVMTDGGHSGKWAGEELPNALKWLWDDDAESTNMPIVNTKPEWTPHPDAVVNESVPQGQVEQMEPWKSEIFPGTTRDWSVYVPAQYKPEQPAALMVFQDGERMRDVKGRWRIPTVFDNLIARGDMPPTIAVFLNPGHDESKPRRRGRHSNRSFEYDGLGDRYVRFLHEEIIPEVKKQYTISDDPEMHAIGGSSSGAICAFTAAWERTDYFRKVFSSVGSFTNLRGGNVYPALVRKTEPKPIRMYMADTSGDVDNRFGSWWWANQRMASALQYMGYDVRFDQAEGYAHNADFGGARFPDAMKWLWRKETSEPKIDTSGDLGGDLTLLNLLIPGEGWELVAEDLGFADALCADKAGNLYFCDMRAPAVIRIDATDGSRTEISKESVSGLEFSPDGSLLYACQGSKNRVISIDVKSGDVKVVAEGVKPNDLAVTKDGLILFTQTGKSEVVRIDPASGKVTVGDTGITKPNGIALSNDGGTLAVSDYGGTHTWTFRVNSGAVLDAKMPTMPMRLPIDPRGEFQFNEPPPYSSTSRGDGMAVDKAGRYYVTSSLGVQVFDPTGRPCGVLPKVDPDQPLTTCMLAGPDHSTLYIAHGKKIYRRKLTVEKP; translated from the coding sequence ATGATACGACGATTTTACCGAACGGCATTTTCCCTGGCAGCGTGTTTTCTGTTGATCGTGGCCGCTGCGCCGGATCGCGTGGTCGGGCAGGACGATGGCGATCGAGTGCGGCAGCCGGGCGTGCCGGAAGGCAAAGTCACGTCGGGAACCTTCACTGACAGCAAAGTCTTTCATGGCACCGAACGCGACTACAGCGTGTATGTGCCCGCTCAGTATCAGGCCGATCAACCGGCGAACCTGATGGTGTTCATGGACGGTGCAAGCTACGCGCGGCCGAAGGGGGCGTTTCGAGTTCCCATCGTGCTGGACAATCTCATCCACCAGAAGGCAGTTCCCGTCACCATCGCCGTGTTCGTTAATCCGGGAACGATTCCCGCGACGATGGAAGGTGCCAAAAATCGCAGCAACCGATCCTTCGAATACGATTCGTTGGGCGATCGCTACGCCAACTTTCTTGTCGACGAATTTCTTCCGGTCGCTCTCAAGGGCCTGGAGGTTTCTGACGATCCGGCCAGGCGAGCCGTCTGCGGAATTTCGTCCGGTGGCATTTGTGCATTCACCGTGGCGTGGGAAAAGCCAGAACAGTTTGGCAAAGTGCTAAGCCACATCGGCAGCTACACCAACATTCGTGGCGGCTGGGCGTATCCGGGACTGGTTCGAAAAACTCAGGATCAACCGAAACCGATCAAGGTCTATTTGCAGGAAGGCAAAGATGATCTGGACAACCTGCACGGCAACTGGCCACTGGGCAACAAAGATCTGGCGGCCGCTCTGCAGTTTGCTGGCTACACCTACAAGTTGGTTATGACCGACGGCGGCCACAGCGGCAAATGGGCGGGCGAAGAATTGCCCAACGCATTGAAGTGGCTTTGGGATGACGATGCCGAATCCACCAACATGCCAATCGTCAACACCAAACCGGAATGGACGCCTCACCCGGACGCCGTCGTCAACGAAAGTGTGCCGCAGGGCCAAGTTGAACAGATGGAGCCGTGGAAGTCCGAAATCTTCCCCGGCACAACTCGCGACTGGTCGGTGTACGTGCCCGCTCAATACAAACCCGAACAACCCGCTGCCCTGATGGTGTTTCAGGACGGCGAACGAATGCGCGACGTCAAGGGCCGATGGCGCATCCCGACCGTCTTCGACAACCTAATCGCTCGCGGAGACATGCCGCCCACGATTGCCGTGTTCCTGAATCCCGGCCACGATGAATCGAAACCGCGTCGACGAGGCAGGCATTCCAACCGCAGCTTCGAATACGATGGGCTCGGTGACCGCTACGTTCGCTTTTTGCATGAAGAAATCATACCGGAAGTGAAGAAGCAATACACGATTTCCGACGATCCAGAGATGCACGCGATCGGCGGATCCAGTTCCGGAGCCATCTGTGCATTCACCGCGGCATGGGAACGCACAGACTACTTTCGGAAGGTGTTTTCCAGTGTTGGCAGCTTCACGAACCTGCGAGGTGGCAACGTCTATCCAGCTTTAGTCCGCAAGACAGAACCGAAGCCCATTCGGATGTACATGGCCGACACCAGTGGCGACGTGGACAACCGTTTCGGTAGTTGGTGGTGGGCGAATCAGCGAATGGCGTCGGCTTTGCAATACATGGGCTACGACGTCCGCTTCGATCAGGCCGAAGGTTACGCTCACAATGCCGACTTCGGCGGAGCCCGTTTTCCCGACGCCATGAAGTGGCTGTGGCGGAAAGAAACTTCTGAACCAAAAATCGACACCAGCGGAGACCTTGGCGGCGATCTCACTCTATTGAACCTGCTTATCCCCGGCGAAGGCTGGGAACTGGTGGCCGAAGACCTCGGCTTCGCAGACGCCCTCTGTGCCGACAAAGCGGGCAACCTTTACTTCTGCGACATGCGTGCCCCGGCAGTCATTCGCATCGACGCCACCGACGGCAGCCGCACGGAGATTTCGAAGGAATCCGTCAGCGGTTTGGAATTCAGCCCGGATGGTTCGTTGTTGTATGCCTGCCAGGGTTCGAAAAACCGAGTGATCTCAATCGACGTGAAATCCGGCGACGTGAAAGTCGTGGCGGAAGGAGTGAAGCCTAACGACCTGGCGGTGACGAAAGACGGTTTGATTTTGTTCACTCAAACAGGCAAGTCGGAAGTCGTTCGCATTGATCCCGCGTCTGGCAAAGTGACGGTCGGCGATACGGGAATCACCAAGCCCAACGGAATTGCGTTGTCCAACGATGGCGGAACTCTGGCAGTGTCGGATTACGGTGGAACTCACACGTGGACATTCCGAGTCAACTCCGGCGCAGTGCTGGACGCGAAGATGCCCACCATGCCGATGCGTTTGCCGATCGATCCCAGGGGCGAGTTTCAATTTAACGAACCGCCACCTTACAGCAGTACGTCTCGCGGCGACGGAATGGCCGTCGACAAAGCGGGCCGTTACTACGTCACCAGCAGCCTGGGCGTCCAGGTCTTCGATCCCACCGGACGTCCGTGCGGCGTGCTGCCGAAAGTCGATCCGGACCAACCGCTGACAACCTGCATGCTGGCCGGACCGGACCACAGCACGCTGTACATTGCTCACGGCAAGAAGATTTACCGACGGAAGCTGACTGTGGAAAAACCGTAG
- a CDS encoding DUF4112 domain-containing protein, producing the protein MNATVLPSATHEPTARPTTDDDASIHRRLRRVNRLGDWLDTAIRVPGTNYNIGWDTIIGLAPGIGDFVTAAMSAWIINEARHLGVSKFTLARMIANTGLDAVIGAVPVAGDLFDAAFKANVKNLKLLRKSLHKRGLITEEEAASVRVVGQ; encoded by the coding sequence ATGAACGCCACCGTCCTGCCATCCGCTACTCATGAACCGACAGCACGTCCGACGACAGACGACGACGCCAGCATCCACCGGCGACTACGGCGAGTCAATCGGCTTGGTGACTGGCTCGACACGGCGATTCGCGTTCCCGGCACCAACTACAACATTGGCTGGGACACAATTATCGGTCTGGCTCCGGGAATCGGCGACTTCGTGACGGCGGCGATGTCCGCGTGGATCATCAACGAAGCTCGACACCTTGGCGTTTCAAAATTCACGTTGGCTCGCATGATCGCAAACACCGGATTGGACGCCGTTATCGGAGCCGTTCCGGTGGCTGGCGACCTGTTCGACGCAGCGTTCAAAGCGAATGTGAAGAATCTGAAACTGTTGCGGAAGTCATTGCACAAACGCGGTTTAATTACTGAGGAAGAAGCGGCCTCTGTCCGCGTTGTCGGCCAGTGA
- a CDS encoding SDR family NAD(P)-dependent oxidoreductase, translated as MKTFQNKTVFLTGAASGIGRELALQLAALDCHLYLVDVDSDGLNRLVSDIGERTQHTWSSVCDLSKPEQVATTLKEFDQQADVIDIVINNAGVAYYGPTESMTSQQWDWLMNINLLAPIQITNHFLPQLMTRPEAHIANMCSIAGLVAGGRFSAYHTSKFGMIGFTEALRAEYGRKGIGVSAICPGPVLTKLYDAAASSSKDRKVPSPPAWASTSPERVAKLTINAMRKNKRQVLITPMAHGLASLKRLMPGVIDFANQVSRKKRKRLAELQRLEEERLAGVSRDDDSRQTERRAA; from the coding sequence ATGAAAACCTTTCAAAACAAGACCGTGTTTCTCACCGGCGCCGCTTCCGGAATCGGCCGAGAACTCGCCCTGCAGCTCGCTGCACTGGACTGCCATTTGTATCTGGTCGATGTCGATAGCGACGGGCTGAACCGGTTGGTTTCCGACATCGGCGAACGCACGCAGCACACGTGGAGTTCCGTCTGCGACCTGTCAAAGCCGGAACAGGTGGCAACCACGCTGAAGGAATTCGATCAGCAGGCCGACGTGATTGACATCGTGATCAACAATGCCGGAGTGGCCTACTATGGTCCGACGGAGTCGATGACTTCTCAGCAGTGGGACTGGCTGATGAACATCAACCTGTTGGCGCCCATTCAAATCACCAACCATTTTCTGCCGCAGCTGATGACTCGGCCGGAGGCTCACATCGCCAACATGTGCAGCATCGCGGGGCTTGTGGCGGGGGGACGGTTTTCGGCCTACCACACCAGCAAGTTTGGAATGATTGGATTTACAGAAGCGCTGCGAGCGGAATACGGCCGCAAGGGGATTGGTGTCAGTGCCATTTGCCCGGGGCCGGTTTTGACAAAACTGTACGACGCTGCAGCAAGTTCAAGCAAAGATCGAAAAGTTCCCTCACCGCCCGCGTGGGCCAGCACGTCGCCTGAACGAGTCGCGAAACTGACGATCAATGCGATGCGAAAGAACAAGCGGCAAGTTCTGATTACTCCGATGGCTCACGGACTTGCGAGTCTGAAACGCCTGATGCCCGGTGTGATCGATTTCGCCAACCAGGTCAGCCGCAAAAAACGCAAACGGCTGGCTGAGCTGCAACGACTGGAAGAAGAGCGTTTGGCGGGAGTGTCGAGAGACGATGATTCCCGGCAAACGGAACGCCGTGCGGCATAG
- a CDS encoding glycine--tRNA ligase, whose amino-acid sequence MSRSMEKIVALCKRRGFVFQNSEIYGGYNGFWDYGPLGTALKRNVRDSWYHDMVSAHNELLKPEAAPSRFQMVGVETSLIMNPQVWKCSGHYDLFHDMMVDCRETKSRYRLDQLRCRWVVFDGETVKQDETGAELSKVMVTSTEEDFDADLTAEALRAFGKKKKYADKLQWDGPTTTLDTIDVAQFNQVVAPGASKAGTLTEPREFNLMMKTVIGALGTDDDAAYLRPETAQGIFVNFKNVVDSSRVKLPFGICQVGKSFRNEITPRNFTFRSREFEQMEIEFFCRPDESSGWYTYWRDRRYQWYQDLGISKDRIILRDHHAEELAHYSVGTADIEYAFPFLDDGEFGELEGIAHRGDFDLRSHIDGKLTKNAAGELEVELNEHGQPKYRGSGKDLSYFDDQAKERFVPHVIEPSAGADRATLAFICEAYHEDRQPDEKGAMQERVVMKFHPRLAPVKAAVFPLIKKEGMPEKATEIFGALKAAGLSCQFDQQGAIGRRYRRQDEIGTPYCITVDGDTMTDGTVTIRDRDTLEQVRVPADSIADEITSRLNS is encoded by the coding sequence ATGAGTCGTTCGATGGAGAAGATTGTTGCGTTGTGCAAACGACGTGGTTTTGTGTTTCAGAATTCCGAAATCTACGGCGGTTACAACGGCTTCTGGGACTACGGTCCTCTTGGGACGGCTCTAAAACGCAATGTGCGAGACAGTTGGTATCACGACATGGTGTCGGCTCATAACGAGCTGCTGAAACCCGAGGCCGCACCGTCACGGTTCCAAATGGTTGGTGTCGAAACATCGCTGATCATGAATCCACAAGTGTGGAAGTGTTCCGGTCACTACGACCTGTTTCATGACATGATGGTCGACTGTCGCGAAACGAAAAGCCGCTACCGTCTGGACCAGCTTCGATGTCGCTGGGTCGTGTTCGATGGTGAAACCGTCAAACAGGACGAAACCGGCGCTGAATTGTCGAAGGTGATGGTGACCTCTACCGAAGAAGACTTCGACGCCGACTTAACAGCAGAAGCATTGCGAGCGTTTGGCAAGAAAAAGAAGTACGCCGACAAGCTTCAATGGGATGGCCCGACAACCACGCTCGACACGATTGACGTCGCTCAGTTCAATCAAGTGGTGGCTCCCGGAGCCAGCAAAGCGGGAACTCTGACGGAACCGCGAGAGTTCAACCTGATGATGAAGACTGTCATCGGTGCTCTGGGCACAGACGACGATGCTGCCTATCTTCGCCCGGAAACGGCTCAGGGAATCTTCGTGAACTTTAAGAACGTGGTGGACAGCAGTCGAGTGAAACTGCCGTTCGGGATTTGCCAGGTTGGCAAAAGTTTCCGTAACGAAATTACGCCACGCAACTTTACGTTTCGTTCGCGTGAATTCGAACAGATGGAAATCGAATTCTTCTGTCGCCCCGACGAATCGTCCGGCTGGTACACGTATTGGCGCGATCGACGGTATCAGTGGTACCAGGATTTGGGCATCAGCAAAGATCGCATCATTCTACGCGACCATCATGCAGAAGAACTGGCTCATTATTCCGTCGGCACCGCGGATATCGAATATGCGTTTCCGTTTTTGGATGACGGCGAATTTGGTGAACTGGAAGGGATCGCTCATCGAGGCGACTTCGACCTGCGTTCACACATCGATGGCAAGCTAACCAAGAACGCGGCCGGCGAACTGGAAGTGGAACTCAACGAACACGGTCAGCCAAAATATCGCGGCAGTGGCAAAGATCTGAGCTACTTTGACGATCAGGCCAAAGAACGCTTTGTTCCTCACGTGATCGAACCATCGGCCGGCGCGGATCGAGCGACTTTGGCGTTCATTTGCGAAGCGTATCACGAAGACAGGCAGCCCGATGAAAAGGGAGCGATGCAGGAACGGGTTGTGATGAAGTTCCATCCGCGACTGGCTCCCGTAAAAGCCGCCGTGTTCCCTCTGATCAAAAAAGAAGGCATGCCGGAAAAAGCGACTGAGATCTTCGGCGCGTTGAAGGCAGCCGGGCTAAGCTGTCAGTTCGATCAGCAGGGAGCGATCGGTCGTCGCTACCGTCGGCAGGACGAAATCGGCACGCCGTACTGCATCACGGTCGACGGCGACACGATGACGGACGGCACCGTGACGATCCGCGATCGAGACACGTTGGAACAGGTTCGAGTTCCCGCGGACAGCATTGCTGACGAGATTACATCGCGGCTCAACAGCTAG
- a CDS encoding macro domain-containing protein, whose translation MDVEVVDGDLLNQNVDVIVNAWNRNIIPWWLLLPQGVSGAIKKRGGYAPFRELRKAGPIPLGGAVLTGAGKLPFQGIIHVAGISMWWRASERSIRDSVRNALALATQHNFQSIAFPLIGAGTGGGSEDKVLTMMQSELAECSFAGQVRIVRFRNTNN comes from the coding sequence ATGGACGTTGAAGTAGTTGACGGCGACCTGCTCAACCAGAACGTGGACGTGATTGTGAATGCGTGGAACCGCAACATTATCCCGTGGTGGCTTCTGCTGCCTCAGGGGGTGTCCGGAGCGATCAAAAAACGCGGCGGCTACGCTCCATTCCGTGAACTTAGGAAAGCTGGCCCCATTCCGCTCGGCGGCGCAGTTCTCACCGGTGCCGGCAAACTTCCGTTCCAGGGCATTATCCACGTGGCCGGAATTAGCATGTGGTGGCGGGCCTCTGAACGATCGATTCGAGATTCCGTCCGCAACGCTCTGGCCCTTGCAACACAGCACAATTTTCAATCCATCGCGTTCCCGCTGATCGGAGCCGGCACCGGTGGGGGTTCGGAAGACAAAGTGCTGACGATGATGCAGTCAGAACTCGCCGAATGCAGTTTTGCCGGTCAGGTGCGAATCGTCCGTTTTCGAAATACGAACAACTAA
- a CDS encoding DUF3127 domain-containing protein — MSDGKAEGKVHFIDETKTYGQKGFRKRQVVLEQENGRFTNYLPIDFIQDACDDVDQLSEGAEVEISFRLSGRKWQRDPSSEVKYFLSAEATGFKILGGADSSAAPAADEDVPYGETFESDEDPPF; from the coding sequence ATGAGCGACGGTAAGGCAGAAGGCAAAGTTCACTTTATTGATGAGACCAAAACGTACGGCCAAAAGGGGTTTCGCAAACGACAGGTGGTTCTGGAACAGGAAAACGGCCGGTTCACCAACTACCTGCCGATCGACTTTATTCAGGATGCCTGCGACGATGTTGACCAGCTTTCCGAAGGTGCCGAAGTTGAAATCAGCTTTCGGCTAAGTGGACGGAAATGGCAGCGCGACCCCAGCAGCGAAGTGAAATATTTTCTTAGTGCCGAAGCCACCGGTTTCAAAATTCTGGGCGGCGCCGACAGTTCTGCAGCACCAGCGGCTGACGAGGATGTTCCGTACGGAGAAACATTCGAATCCGACGAAGATCCTCCGTTTTAG
- a CDS encoding alkaline phosphatase D family protein, producing the protein MKPVRSQIVVSLICLLVSSTAFADRDPIRLTHGPMLGQPTAHSMAVWGRTSDADEFIVRYGTDSEKLNQTSDAATTKIDHDNTGVAVLKDLKSDTKYFYQIWVNERPHGLPGSFRTLPSAADTRNAEHNPEGLFNFRFQIGSCANQNPLHGGGHQATTYEHLNRDWADRVHFHIMNGDWLYEELREYPPEAWRLVQGLSQFPMTVQVMPTIVGVWENYKLYLSRGVELAKWHRHVPSFFTFDDHELVNDIWGSSEAGKRHRRTVFRDIGTRAWMDYLGWANPMAHNHPIHYGKGQMKAGSDLLVDTSTDFTRLPLQEMLNLHVHWGTPEAGANDMRYDNDDGNKNSYVYDIVEVVDAHTLKLHMPAKVDDADLSYSIGRRSYGSFKVSNCEFFLVDTRGDRDMHDVRRRDKAGVSMLGKPQREWLLKSMKESDADFFFVISSVPFMIPHSGAGGFESDAANKEEAWTGFFAEREMLINEWDKLGKKVFVMTGDLHNSFAVKVTDDVWEFCCGPHNSVNHVPKLDESDRPATGKFKFGPRECDIRWSSYIIPDLPRLERLYPHFCVVQINNVFNMPKKLGDKRWVAYPHPQVIFQYFDGRTGELAYAETIAVDHE; encoded by the coding sequence ATGAAGCCTGTTCGATCGCAAATTGTGGTGAGTCTGATTTGTCTACTTGTGAGCTCAACAGCGTTTGCCGATCGAGATCCGATTCGGCTAACTCACGGCCCCATGCTGGGCCAGCCGACCGCTCATTCCATGGCCGTCTGGGGGCGAACGTCTGACGCCGACGAATTCATTGTGCGTTACGGCACGGATTCCGAAAAGCTGAATCAAACGAGCGATGCAGCGACTACAAAGATCGATCACGACAACACGGGCGTCGCTGTTCTGAAAGATCTGAAGTCCGACACGAAATACTTCTACCAGATTTGGGTCAACGAACGACCACATGGACTGCCCGGCAGCTTTCGCACTCTGCCGTCCGCCGCCGACACTCGTAACGCCGAACATAACCCGGAAGGCTTGTTCAACTTTCGCTTTCAGATTGGTTCTTGCGCGAACCAAAACCCGCTGCACGGTGGTGGTCATCAGGCGACAACGTACGAACACCTGAATCGAGACTGGGCTGATCGCGTTCATTTTCACATCATGAATGGCGACTGGCTGTACGAAGAACTTCGCGAATATCCGCCGGAAGCGTGGCGGCTGGTTCAGGGGCTTTCGCAGTTTCCGATGACGGTACAGGTCATGCCCACGATCGTTGGTGTGTGGGAAAACTACAAGCTGTACCTGAGCCGCGGCGTTGAGTTGGCGAAGTGGCATCGGCACGTGCCCAGCTTTTTCACCTTCGACGATCATGAACTGGTAAACGACATCTGGGGCTCGTCCGAAGCCGGAAAGCGACACCGTCGCACCGTCTTTCGCGACATTGGAACTCGCGCATGGATGGATTACCTGGGTTGGGCCAATCCGATGGCTCATAATCATCCGATTCATTATGGAAAAGGCCAGATGAAGGCTGGCAGCGATCTGCTGGTCGACACGTCCACCGACTTCACCAGGCTACCACTGCAGGAAATGCTGAACCTGCACGTTCACTGGGGCACGCCGGAAGCCGGTGCCAACGACATGCGTTACGACAACGACGACGGCAACAAGAATTCTTACGTCTACGACATTGTCGAGGTCGTAGACGCTCATACGCTAAAGCTGCACATGCCAGCTAAAGTCGATGATGCAGACCTTAGCTATTCAATCGGTCGCCGCAGTTACGGCAGTTTCAAAGTTTCCAACTGCGAATTCTTTCTGGTCGACACGCGTGGTGATCGCGACATGCACGACGTGCGTCGACGAGACAAGGCCGGCGTTTCGATGCTGGGCAAACCTCAGCGAGAATGGTTGCTGAAGTCGATGAAGGAAAGCGACGCCGACTTCTTTTTTGTGATCTCCAGCGTCCCGTTTATGATCCCTCACAGCGGCGCCGGCGGATTCGAATCGGATGCGGCCAATAAAGAAGAGGCGTGGACCGGTTTCTTCGCGGAACGTGAGATGCTCATCAACGAATGGGACAAGCTGGGGAAGAAGGTCTTCGTGATGACGGGCGACCTGCACAACAGCTTCGCCGTTAAGGTGACGGACGACGTTTGGGAGTTCTGCTGCGGTCCTCACAACAGCGTCAACCACGTTCCCAAACTGGATGAAAGCGACCGGCCGGCGACGGGCAAGTTCAAGTTCGGACCACGAGAGTGCGATATCCGCTGGAGCAGCTACATCATCCCGGACCTGCCTCGGTTAGAGCGTCTGTATCCGCACTTTTGCGTCGTCCAGATCAATAACGTCTTCAACATGCCGAAGAAACTGGGTGATAAACGATGGGTTGCGTACCCTCACCCGCAAGTCATCTTCCAGTACTTTGACGGCCGCACGGGTGAACTGGCCTATGCTGAAACGATCGCCGTCGACCATGAGTAG
- a CDS encoding NINE protein, whose translation MSTYQNNTHSLVVGYLCWIFGFMGAHRFYYGKQISGTIWFFTLGLLGVGWIIDLVLMPSMHAQAERRYASGEYDYTIAWLLLTFVGVFGIHRLYLGKWISGLIWLATGGLFLVGWLYDLWTLNEQVNEENQHLSYHQHDNMVMA comes from the coding sequence ATGTCGACATATCAAAACAACACTCACAGCCTGGTAGTTGGGTACCTGTGCTGGATCTTCGGATTTATGGGAGCTCACCGCTTTTACTACGGCAAGCAGATTTCGGGTACTATCTGGTTCTTCACGCTGGGCTTGCTTGGTGTGGGCTGGATTATTGACCTCGTGCTGATGCCGTCCATGCATGCACAGGCAGAACGCCGCTACGCATCGGGCGAATATGATTACACAATCGCGTGGCTTCTGCTGACCTTCGTGGGCGTGTTTGGAATCCACCGCCTGTATCTGGGCAAGTGGATCAGCGGCCTGATCTGGTTGGCAACTGGTGGACTCTTCCTAGTCGGCTGGTTGTACGACCTGTGGACACTTAACGAACAGGTCAATGAAGAAAACCAGCACCTATCCTACCATCAGCACGACAACATGGTGATGGCGTAA